The sequence AAACCTAAGATCGAGTGCGTTGAGCGCAGCGATGACAATCGTTATGGTAAGTTCGTGGTTGAGCCCTTGGAAAGGGGTTACGGCATCACACTAGGCAATTCCCTCCGGAGGATTCTGCTTTCTTCTCTGCCTGGTGCAGCAGTTACTTCCGTCAAAATCGACGGTGTACTGCACGAGTTTTCCACGATTCCCGGTGTGCTGGAAGATGTAACCGATATCATTCTCAATTTGAAGAGTCTTTCCGTTAAACTCCATTGCGATGAGCCGAAAACAGTGCGCATCGATGCTGCGGGAGAGGGAGTCATCACAGCGGGAGATATCATTCATGATGCCGATGTGGAGATTCTTAATCCTGATCTCAAAGTCGCGACGCTGGAAGCGGACGGCAAGTTAAGGGCGGAGATGGTCGTGGAGAAAGGCCGGGGCTATCGCCCGGCTGAAAAAAACAAGAAAGACGGGCATGTCATTGGGGTCATACCCATTGATTCCTTGTTTTCTCCCGTGCTGAAAGTCAACTATACCATTGAAGACACCCGGGTGGGCCACAGCATGGATTATGACCGCTTGACCCTGGAAGTTTGGACGGACGGCAGTATCGCCCCGGATGAGGCCATCAGCTCCTCGGCCAAGATCCTGAGCGATCATCTAAAACTCTTTATCGGGTTGACCGAAAAGATCAGCGATGAGGTCACGATGGTGGAGAAAGAAGAAGAGAAAAAGGACAAGGTCCTGGAAATGACCATCGAAGAACTGGATCTGTCCGTTCGCTCCTACAACTGCCTGAAGCGGGCGGGGATCAATACGGTGGAAGAACTAATCCAGCGTACGGAAGAAGATATGATGAAAGTAAGAAATCTAGGGAAGAAGTCCCTGGAGGAGGTAATTTCAAAACTTGCAGAATTGGGATTGTCTTTGCGCAAGCCCGATGAGTAAAGGAGGTAGAGGGACATGGCCACTCGCAAACTAGGCATGAAAACCGATCACCGCAAAGCCATGCTCAGAAACATGGTCACTTCCTTATTAAAAGAAGGCCGCATTGAAACTACGGAGCCAAGAGCCAAAGAGTTAAGGCGGGTAGCTGAAAAAATGATCACTCTGGGCAAAAAGGGTGACCTTCACGCCCGGCGTCAAGCTCTTGCTTATATACGGGAAGAAGATGTGGTTAGAAAACTGTTTGCAGAAATTGCTCCACGTTATGCCGACAGGCAGGGTGGTTATACCCGGATTATCAAAAAAGGCTATCGGCGTGGCGATGCTGCAGAAATGGTACTGATAGAGTTGGCATAGCCAGAGATAAAGCAGAGTCAGGAGGTGCGGCGGGGCAGGCCGATATTTCCTGGCTTGTTTTTTTAGGCACAGAAGGCAGGTGGGTCTATGATCGAGGTAATCGACTTGGAGCACAGCTATACCTCCAGAGATGGGGGAGAAGTACAAGCAGTGGCCGGGGTTAGTCTTACCGTGGCCAAAGGGGAATTTGTAGTAATCATTGGGCACAACGGTTCCGGTAAATCCACTTTGGCCAAGCATCTAAACGGCCTCCTATTGCCCACCAAAGGCCGCGTGCTCGTGGATGGGTTGGATACCCGGCAAGTGGAAAACATGTGGGAAATCCGGCGCCGGGTAGGCATGGTCTTTCAAAACCCGGATAACCAGTTGGTGGCCACATCCGTGGAAGAAGATGTGGCTTTCGGGCCGGAGAATCTGGGTATTCCTTCGGCGGAAATCCGCCAGCGGGTGGATGAAGCCCTGGAGCTGGTGCGGATGAGCGAATTCAAATTGAAGGAGCCTCATTTGCTGTCCGGAGGTCAAAAGCAGAGAGTGGCCATTGCCGGGGTGATTGCCATGCGGCCCGATTACCTGGTATTGGATGAGCCTACCGCGATGCTGGATCCCCAGGGCAGGCAGGAAGTTATGTCAACTGTGATGCGGTTGAATAAAGAAGAAGGCCTTGGCGTGATTCATATTACCCACTATATGGATGAAGCAGTTCATGCGGACCGGGTCATTGTCATGGAACACGGGAGAATTGAGCTGACCGGCACCCCGCGGGAAGTATTCGCCCATGTGGAAAAGCTCAAGCAACTGCGCATGGATGTGCCCCAGATGACAGAACTAGCAAGTCTGCTGCGTCAAGGAGGGATGGATATTCCTCCCGACGTACTGACGGTGGAAGAAATGGTGAAGTGCTTATGCGGATAGTGGTGGACGGGGTATCCCATGTGTATAAATCTGGTACCCCTTTTGAAACAAAGGCATTAGACAATATTAATTTAACGATCGAGCCGGGAGAGTTTATCGGGCTCATCGGTCATACCGGTTCAGGCAAATCCACCCTGGTGCAGCACCTCAACGGGCTGTTACTGCCTACGGAAGGGAACATCTGGGTAGGGGATTTGGACGTCCTCTCCAATAAGGCTAACCTCATCAAAATCAGGCAAAGGGTGGGGTTGGTTTTCCAGTACCCGGAACACCAGCTGTTTGAAGAAACGGTGTACGATGATGTGGCTTTCGGACCGAGAAACCTGCAGCTATCCCCGGAAGAAGTAGACCGCCGGGTGCGCAAGGCGTTAACAACCGTGGGTCTGGATTTTGCAGCGGTGAAAGACCGTTCTCCCTTTGCTTTAAGCGGGGGGCAGATGCGCCGGGTGGCCATTGCCGGGGTGTTGGCCATGGAACCACAGGTGTTGATCCTGGATGAGCCGACGGCCGGCTTGGACCCCAAGGGCCGGGATGAAATCTTGGAGCAAATTGCCGCCATGCATCGCTCCTTGGGGATCACCGTCATCCTGGTTTCCCACAACATGGAAGATGTGGCGCGCTATGCTCGCCGCGTCATCGTCATGCACAAGGGCAAAGTGATTATGGATGGACCGCCCAGGCAGGTCTTTTCCCGGGTGAAGGAATTACAGTCTTTAGGCTTGGGAGTACCTTTAGTGGGCATTCTCATGGAACGGCTCAACAGCATGGGTTACCGGGTGAGAACCGACGTGCTGACGGTGGAGGAGGCCAGCCAAGAAATCTTAAGTTGGTGGAGAGAGAGGAAACATGCTTAAGGATATCACCATTGGACAATATATACCGGGGGATTCTCCGGTGCACCACCTGGATCCCAGGACCAAGATCCTGAGTGCGGTCATCTTCATGGTGGCCCTGTTTTCCGTCAAGACCGCTTTGGGCTATATTTCCATGGGAGCATTCACCCTGCTGGCCATCCTCCTGTCCCAGATCCCGTTTCGCTATTTACTAAAAGGCTTGAAACCGGTCCTGATCATTATTGTCTTTACCGTCACCTTACACCTGTTTTTGACTCCGGGTACAGAGATCTTCCGGTGGGGGATTTTCAAGATTACCTGGGAAGGAGTGCGCCAGGGGGTTTTTATGGGATTAAGGCTCATCTTCCTGGTCTTTATTACCTCCCTGCTGACCCTGACCACTTCCCCGATCCGCCTGACCGACGGTCTTGAATATCTCTTGAGTCCCGGGCGCAAGGTTGGCATTCCCGCCCACGAACTGGCCATGATGATGAGCATAGCCCTGCGGTTCATCCCAACCCTATTGGAAGAAACGGAAAAAATCATGAAGGCCCAGTTGGCCCGGGGAGCGGATTTTGAAAGCGGCAACTTGTGGCGCCGGGCCAAGAACATGATTCCCTTGCTGGTACCCCTCTTCGTCAATGCCTTCAAGCGGGCCGATGACCTGGCCATGGCCATGGAAGCCAGGTGCTACCGCGGCGGTACCGGCCGTACCAGGTTAAAGGAACTGGTAATGGGCACCGGGGATTACGTGACCCTGGTCCTTATGGCCTTGTTTCTGGTTTTTGCCGTGTTGACCAGGTATGTTTAGTCCGGAAGTGATGGTATGAGGCGCAGAATTAAGATGTGCTTGGCTTATGACGGTACGGCTTATGCCGGCTGGCAGGTGCAAACCAAACAGCCCTGGGTGAAAACGGTGCAGGGCACAGTAGAACACGCTTTGCGCAAGATCACGAAAGAACACGATCTTACGGTGACCGGGGCGGGACGCACCGATGCCGGTGTCCATGCCCGGGGGCAGGTGATTCACTTCGATACGGAAAGCAGGATTCCCACGGACCGCTTTCCGCTAGCGGTAAACAGTGTCTTGCCGGCAGATATCCGGTGCCTGCAGGCCGAGGAAGTATCGCAGGACTTTCATGCCCAGTACGGCGCCAGGGCTAAGCATTATTCTTATACTATCGACCGGGGGTTGGTACCGGATGTTTTTTTGCGCAACTATGCTTATCATTTTCCCCATAATTTGGATTTAGGGGCCATGGCCGAGGCCGGAGCCCGGCTTTTGGGCACCCATGATTTTCGCAGTTTCTGTGCCAGCGGCAGTTCCGTGAAGAATTATGTACGTACCGTATTTGAGTTCAATATCCAAGAATCCGGTTCTCTTGTTTATGTAAACATAGTTGGCGATGGTTTCCTGTACAACATGGTGCGCATTATCGTGGGCACTTTGCTGGAGATCGGACAGGGTAAAATGGAACCATCAGCTATAGATGATATCATCAAAGCGCAGGACCGGGATT is a genomic window of Clostridia bacterium containing:
- a CDS encoding DNA-directed RNA polymerase subunit alpha, translating into MLEIEKPKIECVERSDDNRYGKFVVEPLERGYGITLGNSLRRILLSSLPGAAVTSVKIDGVLHEFSTIPGVLEDVTDIILNLKSLSVKLHCDEPKTVRIDAAGEGVITAGDIIHDADVEILNPDLKVATLEADGKLRAEMVVEKGRGYRPAEKNKKDGHVIGVIPIDSLFSPVLKVNYTIEDTRVGHSMDYDRLTLEVWTDGSIAPDEAISSSAKILSDHLKLFIGLTEKISDEVTMVEKEEEKKDKVLEMTIEELDLSVRSYNCLKRAGINTVEELIQRTEEDMMKVRNLGKKSLEEVISKLAELGLSLRKPDE
- the rplQ gene encoding 50S ribosomal protein L17, which gives rise to MATRKLGMKTDHRKAMLRNMVTSLLKEGRIETTEPRAKELRRVAEKMITLGKKGDLHARRQALAYIREEDVVRKLFAEIAPRYADRQGGYTRIIKKGYRRGDAAEMVLIELA
- a CDS encoding energy-coupling factor transporter ATPase, with amino-acid sequence MIEVIDLEHSYTSRDGGEVQAVAGVSLTVAKGEFVVIIGHNGSGKSTLAKHLNGLLLPTKGRVLVDGLDTRQVENMWEIRRRVGMVFQNPDNQLVATSVEEDVAFGPENLGIPSAEIRQRVDEALELVRMSEFKLKEPHLLSGGQKQRVAIAGVIAMRPDYLVLDEPTAMLDPQGRQEVMSTVMRLNKEEGLGVIHITHYMDEAVHADRVIVMEHGRIELTGTPREVFAHVEKLKQLRMDVPQMTELASLLRQGGMDIPPDVLTVEEMVKCLCG
- a CDS encoding energy-coupling factor transporter ATPase; this encodes MRIVVDGVSHVYKSGTPFETKALDNINLTIEPGEFIGLIGHTGSGKSTLVQHLNGLLLPTEGNIWVGDLDVLSNKANLIKIRQRVGLVFQYPEHQLFEETVYDDVAFGPRNLQLSPEEVDRRVRKALTTVGLDFAAVKDRSPFALSGGQMRRVAIAGVLAMEPQVLILDEPTAGLDPKGRDEILEQIAAMHRSLGITVILVSHNMEDVARYARRVIVMHKGKVIMDGPPRQVFSRVKELQSLGLGVPLVGILMERLNSMGYRVRTDVLTVEEASQEILSWWRERKHA
- a CDS encoding energy-coupling factor transporter transmembrane protein EcfT, with the translated sequence MLKDITIGQYIPGDSPVHHLDPRTKILSAVIFMVALFSVKTALGYISMGAFTLLAILLSQIPFRYLLKGLKPVLIIIVFTVTLHLFLTPGTEIFRWGIFKITWEGVRQGVFMGLRLIFLVFITSLLTLTTSPIRLTDGLEYLLSPGRKVGIPAHELAMMMSIALRFIPTLLEETEKIMKAQLARGADFESGNLWRRAKNMIPLLVPLFVNAFKRADDLAMAMEARCYRGGTGRTRLKELVMGTGDYVTLVLMALFLVFAVLTRYV
- the truA gene encoding tRNA pseudouridine(38-40) synthase TruA; this translates as MRRRIKMCLAYDGTAYAGWQVQTKQPWVKTVQGTVEHALRKITKEHDLTVTGAGRTDAGVHARGQVIHFDTESRIPTDRFPLAVNSVLPADIRCLQAEEVSQDFHAQYGARAKHYSYTIDRGLVPDVFLRNYAYHFPHNLDLGAMAEAGARLLGTHDFRSFCASGSSVKNYVRTVFEFNIQESGSLVYVNIVGDGFLYNMVRIIVGTLLEIGQGKMEPSAIDDIIKAQDRDCAGPTVPAKGLCLEKVMY